The following proteins come from a genomic window of Enterococcus gilvus ATCC BAA-350:
- a CDS encoding DUF998 domain-containing protein produces the protein MSRKRDLIQWCGLFGIVSFLSYISAVLFSPLAYPGYNWMAQAVSDLSADTSPARVLWNQLSALSGVGSVVCIMMVCVFIQGKLTKSIRLGIYLFAAMLWASAVGYTLFPLSESGFGGRSFQDFMHIGMTVLVVSLSIASLLLILIGGFHSKQYRSLAVWATLALLLMLAGAIGVNVVPTRYFGIPERFSVLAAMGFNAVLGVYLFLGFFEN, from the coding sequence ATGAGTAGAAAAAGAGATCTGATCCAGTGGTGTGGTTTATTCGGTATCGTCAGCTTTCTTTCTTATATTTCTGCTGTTCTTTTCAGCCCATTGGCCTATCCTGGATATAACTGGATGGCACAGGCAGTGAGTGATCTGAGTGCAGATACCTCTCCTGCCAGAGTCTTGTGGAATCAGCTTTCCGCCTTGTCTGGTGTCGGCAGTGTGGTGTGCATCATGATGGTCTGTGTCTTTATCCAAGGCAAATTAACGAAATCTATACGCTTGGGCATCTATCTTTTTGCTGCGATGCTCTGGGCATCAGCGGTGGGATATACGCTATTCCCTCTGAGTGAGAGCGGCTTTGGCGGAAGATCCTTTCAAGATTTCATGCACATTGGAATGACTGTCTTAGTGGTTAGCCTGTCTATCGCTTCGCTTCTGCTTATCCTGATCGGCGGATTTCATTCGAAACAGTACCGATCATTGGCAGTTTGGGCCACCCTGGCGCTGCTGCTGATGCTTGCCGGAGCCATCGGTGTCAATGTTGTTCCTACCCGATACTTCGGTATTCCCGAACGCTTCAGTGTGCTAGCAGCAATGGGCTTTAATGCTGTGTTGGGCGTTTATTTGTTTTTAGGCTTTTTTGAGAATTAA
- a CDS encoding TetR/AcrR family transcriptional regulator, with protein sequence MKKGTTKKRIVEEASRLFAKKGYEAVNVETIARAVGIKAPSLYKHYRNKQELFDAVVAEMNSRYEATMSAFQMDGYEGEADAPLFAEKTEEQLVVIGIQFFMFFLHDDYASNFRKLLTIEQFQNPRLAALFTQQYTDKPLAYQEKLFTLLIEADVLRDCDPKIMALHFYAPIQLLLTLCDRQPEREPEALRTVEQHIRQFYTLYQKGTNAHE encoded by the coding sequence ATGAAGAAAGGCACTACAAAGAAACGGATCGTGGAAGAAGCCTCCCGTCTTTTCGCCAAAAAAGGCTATGAAGCCGTGAATGTCGAGACAATTGCCCGTGCTGTAGGTATCAAGGCCCCCTCTTTGTATAAGCATTATCGGAACAAGCAGGAATTATTCGATGCTGTCGTGGCGGAAATGAACAGCCGTTATGAAGCAACTATGTCAGCCTTTCAGATGGATGGCTATGAGGGCGAAGCAGATGCTCCGCTGTTTGCGGAGAAGACGGAAGAGCAGCTTGTTGTTATTGGTATACAGTTTTTTATGTTCTTTTTACATGATGACTACGCATCGAATTTTCGGAAGCTGCTGACGATCGAGCAGTTTCAGAATCCGAGATTGGCAGCATTATTTACGCAACAATACACAGACAAACCTCTGGCGTATCAGGAAAAGCTGTTTACCCTGTTGATAGAAGCTGATGTGCTGCGTGACTGTGATCCAAAGATCATGGCCTTGCATTTTTATGCCCCGATTCAATTACTATTAACCCTTTGCGACCGCCAGCCAGAAAGAGAACCCGAAGCCTTGCGGACAGTAGAGCAGCATATTCGTCAGTTTTATACTCTTTATCAGAAAGGAACGAATGCCCATGAGTAG
- the queG gene encoding tRNA epoxyqueuosine(34) reductase QueG has translation MQTLKERIIAESKQLGIDKIGFTTAEPFDYLEESLLEQRSLGHTSGFEHQNIKERLYPEETFEDPKSIIAIALAYPTKIHEKVPRDEKRGQFARASWGTDYHFILEERLTKLIAFIKEQAETEQLQAEWRFAPQVDTGELMDVAVAQRAGLGFIGRNGLLITEEYGSFVYLGEIITNIQFEPDQPVPNGCGDCTRCITGCPTGALLGDGRMNAKKCLSYQTQTKGMMPEQYRKKMRNVIYGCDICQLVCPYNRGKDFHFHEEMEPKVDEVYPKLTPLLTISNREFNEQFGHLAGSWRGKKPLQRNALIALANLGGREALPEIRDCLKDQRPVIRGTAVWALGQLTKKAPDETIRLLQELKETETDAEVLTEIADVLERLG, from the coding sequence ATGCAAACTTTAAAAGAACGGATCATTGCTGAAAGCAAGCAGCTAGGTATAGATAAAATTGGCTTTACAACCGCCGAGCCTTTTGATTATTTGGAAGAATCGTTGCTGGAGCAACGCTCACTGGGCCATACTTCTGGTTTTGAACATCAAAACATCAAGGAACGGCTATATCCAGAGGAAACCTTTGAAGATCCCAAAAGCATTATCGCGATTGCCTTGGCATACCCAACCAAAATCCATGAAAAAGTTCCCCGAGATGAAAAACGTGGACAATTTGCCCGTGCTTCGTGGGGAACAGATTATCATTTTATTTTAGAAGAGCGGCTGACGAAGCTGATCGCCTTTATCAAGGAGCAGGCGGAAACGGAACAGCTCCAAGCCGAGTGGCGGTTTGCTCCACAGGTCGATACAGGTGAGCTGATGGATGTGGCGGTTGCACAACGAGCAGGTCTGGGCTTTATCGGGCGCAATGGATTACTAATCACTGAAGAATATGGTTCTTTCGTGTATCTTGGCGAAATCATCACGAATATTCAGTTTGAGCCAGATCAGCCCGTTCCAAATGGCTGCGGGGATTGTACACGGTGCATTACTGGCTGTCCTACGGGTGCCTTATTGGGCGATGGCCGGATGAACGCCAAAAAATGTCTTTCCTATCAGACTCAAACCAAAGGCATGATGCCGGAGCAATATCGCAAAAAAATGCGCAATGTCATTTACGGCTGTGATATTTGTCAACTCGTCTGTCCCTATAACCGCGGGAAAGACTTTCATTTTCACGAGGAAATGGAGCCGAAAGTCGATGAGGTCTATCCGAAATTGACCCCGCTCCTTACTATTTCAAATCGCGAGTTCAATGAACAATTTGGGCATTTGGCCGGATCATGGCGCGGGAAAAAACCGCTGCAGCGCAATGCATTGATCGCCTTAGCCAACCTTGGCGGCAGAGAAGCTTTGCCAGAAATTCGTGACTGTTTAAAAGACCAGCGTCCAGTCATTCGGGGCACCGCCGTCTGGGCATTAGGTCAACTGACAAAAAAAGCACCCGATGAAACTATCCGTCTATTGCAGGAATTAAAAGAAACCGAAACCGACGCAGAAGTTTTGACTGAGATAGCAGACGTTTTGGAGCGGCTGGGTTGA
- a CDS encoding DUF4430 domain-containing protein codes for MKKITVFFALIFSLTLISGCTSKPSESSDSSSAKETVASSEKIGEKASITLVDGDKELSKKQVSFEKGQSLFDVLKETYAVEDDNGMITSIDGHAQDEKNNKYWVFTINDEQVNSGAKDVTLKKDDRVVFKLEQF; via the coding sequence ATGAAAAAAATAACAGTATTTTTTGCACTTATTTTTAGTTTAACACTTATTAGCGGGTGTACTTCTAAGCCGTCGGAGTCGTCAGACAGCAGTTCGGCTAAAGAAACGGTCGCAAGCAGCGAAAAAATAGGAGAAAAAGCAAGCATCACGCTAGTAGACGGAGATAAAGAGCTGTCAAAAAAACAGGTTTCCTTTGAAAAGGGACAATCACTATTTGATGTCTTAAAAGAAACCTATGCCGTTGAAGACGACAATGGCATGATCACCTCGATCGATGGTCACGCACAGGATGAAAAGAACAATAAATATTGGGTATTCACCATCAATGATGAACAAGTCAATTCGGGCGCCAAGGACGTTACTCTGAAAAAGGATGATCGTGTGGTGTTCAAGCTTGAACAATTCTAA
- the lysS gene encoding lysine--tRNA ligase, translating into MHWAFQLATELIEKHKEDQTPITCASGVSPSGYVHVGNFREIATTYFVTQALKHLGAAPRYILSWDDYDRLRKIPKNVSGVSEENIGLPYTKVAPPADADTGAASYGNYFEKMFIGDLAKLNIRPEFIFETKRYEGGAYNEELALVLAKRKEIYDILSRFRTEAANEEEREAYYPISLYCDQCGHDSTTVTNYDEATQMLSYTCKNCGHEGTQTIGKHQHIKLHWKIDWPMRWRYEKVAFEPGGKDHSSKNGSFDVAKAIAKEIFDWKAPLYQPYDFVNIKGQTMKMSSSTGNILTLPDLLSIYTPELVLYLYAKYQPKAQFDLGLDDDVLRNYSEFERLVQKAKNTELDETNQQLLQLTGVDLDQVYPSFNHVVSILSLTANNTEIAKELLINEHVYTEDAIDHILPRASYWIENDATSRLVTINQTPNRDVYDQLTTPVKAQVAKFKDLLATSGDLNEGDLMQAIYDLTDATDKKEKRAEQKELFSAIYQLTLNQDHGPRIPLLIKVVGPEKLQQLLDFN; encoded by the coding sequence ATGCATTGGGCTTTTCAACTTGCGACTGAATTGATTGAGAAACATAAGGAGGACCAGACACCCATCACCTGCGCGTCAGGGGTCAGTCCTTCGGGATATGTCCATGTGGGGAATTTTCGCGAGATCGCTACCACATATTTTGTGACACAGGCACTTAAACATCTAGGCGCAGCACCGCGCTATATTTTATCTTGGGATGATTACGATCGATTGCGGAAAATTCCGAAAAACGTCAGCGGCGTCTCCGAAGAAAACATCGGATTGCCGTATACCAAGGTAGCACCCCCGGCGGATGCGGATACAGGCGCAGCGTCATATGGCAATTATTTTGAAAAGATGTTTATCGGCGATCTGGCAAAATTAAACATTCGACCAGAGTTCATTTTTGAAACGAAACGTTATGAGGGCGGGGCTTATAACGAGGAACTGGCATTGGTTTTAGCCAAGCGGAAAGAGATTTATGATATTTTAAGCCGCTTTCGGACAGAAGCCGCTAACGAGGAGGAACGGGAAGCCTACTATCCTATCTCCTTGTACTGTGATCAGTGCGGGCATGACAGCACGACGGTGACCAATTACGACGAAGCCACTCAGATGCTGAGCTATACGTGCAAAAATTGCGGGCACGAAGGAACTCAGACTATTGGAAAACACCAGCACATCAAGCTTCATTGGAAGATTGATTGGCCGATGCGTTGGCGCTATGAAAAAGTCGCCTTTGAACCTGGTGGCAAGGACCACTCATCGAAAAACGGGAGCTTCGATGTTGCAAAAGCGATCGCTAAGGAAATCTTTGACTGGAAGGCACCGCTGTATCAGCCTTATGATTTCGTCAACATCAAAGGACAAACTATGAAGATGTCCAGCTCAACTGGAAATATTTTGACGTTGCCAGACTTGCTTTCGATCTACACCCCTGAATTGGTACTGTATTTGTATGCCAAATACCAGCCAAAAGCGCAATTTGATTTAGGACTCGACGATGATGTACTAAGGAACTATTCTGAATTCGAACGATTGGTTCAAAAGGCCAAAAACACAGAACTGGATGAAACGAATCAGCAATTGCTGCAATTGACCGGTGTCGACTTGGATCAGGTGTACCCAAGCTTCAACCATGTCGTCAGCATCTTATCCCTGACCGCAAACAACACAGAAATCGCCAAAGAACTGCTTATCAATGAGCATGTCTATACAGAAGACGCGATCGATCATATTTTGCCGCGGGCCAGCTACTGGATCGAAAATGACGCGACCTCACGACTGGTCACGATCAACCAAACGCCGAATCGTGACGTTTACGACCAATTGACCACTCCAGTCAAAGCGCAAGTCGCTAAATTTAAAGACCTATTAGCGACGAGCGGTGATTTGAACGAGGGAGACTTGATGCAGGCCATCTACGACCTGACAGATGCCACGGATAAAAAAGAAAAACGCGCAGAACAAAAAGAACTCTTCTCTGCCATTTATCAACTGACCTTGAACCAAGACCACGGACCACGCATCCCATTACTGATCAAAGTCGTGGGTCCTGAAAAGCTGCAGCAATTACTAGATTTCAACTAA
- a CDS encoding ECF transporter S component, translating to MIVWCSSLNNSKQSIASVFSLGVKELSLLSMLVALCVVSRTAFQFIVNVQPVTAILLIITIYWGTYQGLLVSLLSILITNFYMGMGVWTIAQVVTYFLIILLTGVLKKIPKFRQSILLQTIYAGITGLLFGFFISAVQAPFLGISAFLPYYLAGIPVDTMHAFGNVIFYLLLTPALKKLLTQTIQRWRNMHTDSIE from the coding sequence ATGATCGTGTGGTGTTCAAGCTTGAACAATTCTAAGCAATCCATCGCTTCCGTCTTTTCACTAGGAGTGAAGGAATTAAGTTTATTATCTATGCTGGTCGCCTTATGTGTCGTCAGTCGAACGGCCTTTCAATTTATCGTAAACGTGCAGCCAGTCACCGCCATACTGTTGATCATCACCATTTACTGGGGCACCTATCAAGGACTGTTGGTCAGCCTGCTGTCGATCCTCATTACCAATTTTTATATGGGGATGGGCGTCTGGACTATTGCCCAAGTGGTAACCTACTTTCTAATTATTTTATTGACAGGAGTGCTCAAAAAAATCCCGAAATTCAGGCAAAGTATTTTATTGCAGACGATTTACGCCGGGATCACAGGTTTACTTTTCGGCTTCTTCATCTCGGCAGTTCAAGCACCTTTTCTCGGAATCTCAGCGTTTTTGCCCTACTATTTAGCCGGGATTCCTGTAGATACGATGCATGCGTTTGGGAACGTCATCTTTTATCTACTTTTAACACCCGCATTAAAAAAATTACTAACCCAGACCATCCAGCGATGGCGGAATATGCATACCGACTCAATCGAATAA